From one Nitrosococcus halophilus Nc 4 genomic stretch:
- the hflX gene encoding ribosome rescue GTPase HflX: MFEHPKGSGKYSYSAILVHIHFHVPAYAYREEQAEFRELVSSTGIEVIRTIAGRRQAPHPKYFIGRGKVDEIRGRVDAEQANLVVFNHDLSPAQARNLEQSLQCRVLDRTELILDIFSQRARSHEGKLQVELAQLQHLSTRLVRGWSHLERQKGGIGLRGPGETQLETDRRLIGNRIRQLHKRLGRVRKQRHQSRRSRHKAQVPTISLVGYTNAGKSTLFNRLTTAQVLADSRLFATLDPTLRRLRLAMVRPLVLADTVGFIRNLPHDLVEAFRSTLEETRDAALLLHVVDASSEERQVLIAQVNRVLQTIGAEEVPQLEIYNKIDQIENCQPRLERDASGRICRVWLSAASGEGIELLRQALAEYFPAKETVVNSQQAIRAC, from the coding sequence TTGTTTGAGCATCCCAAGGGCAGTGGGAAGTATAGCTATAGCGCTATTTTAGTCCATATTCACTTTCATGTGCCTGCTTATGCTTATCGTGAGGAGCAGGCAGAGTTTAGAGAGCTTGTTTCCTCTACAGGCATAGAGGTCATCAGGACCATCGCTGGGAGGCGCCAGGCTCCCCATCCTAAATATTTTATTGGCCGGGGTAAGGTTGATGAAATCCGTGGTCGGGTGGATGCTGAGCAAGCAAATTTAGTCGTATTCAACCATGATCTGAGCCCGGCCCAAGCGCGTAACTTGGAGCAATCTTTGCAGTGCCGGGTATTGGACCGAACAGAACTTATTCTTGATATTTTTTCCCAACGGGCCCGCTCCCATGAAGGTAAGTTACAGGTAGAGCTGGCGCAGCTCCAGCACCTCTCTACTCGCTTAGTGCGTGGTTGGAGCCACTTGGAGCGCCAAAAGGGTGGTATTGGTCTGCGGGGGCCTGGTGAAACGCAGCTAGAAACGGATCGCCGCTTGATTGGTAATCGTATTCGGCAACTCCACAAACGATTAGGACGAGTAAGGAAACAGCGCCATCAGAGTCGGCGTTCGCGGCACAAGGCGCAAGTGCCTACCATTTCCCTAGTGGGTTATACTAATGCCGGTAAGTCCACCTTGTTTAATCGCTTAACAACGGCCCAAGTTCTGGCGGATAGCAGGCTATTTGCGACTCTAGATCCCACGTTGCGGCGTTTGCGGTTGGCAATGGTTCGGCCTTTGGTATTGGCTGATACTGTAGGTTTCATTCGTAACTTGCCCCATGATTTGGTAGAAGCCTTTCGCTCTACCCTGGAGGAGACCCGCGATGCGGCCTTGTTGCTTCATGTCGTCGATGCTTCTTCGGAAGAGCGTCAGGTGCTCATTGCCCAGGTGAACAGAGTCCTTCAAACAATTGGTGCAGAGGAGGTTCCTCAACTGGAAATTTATAATAAGATTGATCAAATAGAGAATTGCCAGCCGCGACTGGAAAGGGACGCTTCAGGTCGAATCTGTCGAGTGTGGTTGTCGGCTGCTAGCGGTGAGGGTATTGAATTGTTGCGGCAAGCGTTGGCCGAGTATTTCCCGGCGAAGGAAACCGTTGTGAACTCACAGCAGGCGATTCGAGCTTGCTAG
- the hfq gene encoding RNA chaperone Hfq gives MSRGQSLQDPFLNALRKERVPVSIYLVNGIKLQGQIESFDQFVVLLRNSVSQMVYKHAISTVVPARNVKLSSNEGGNIHHIGGSQSAD, from the coding sequence ATGTCACGTGGGCAGTCGTTACAAGACCCCTTCCTTAATGCTTTGCGTAAGGAGCGGGTTCCAGTTTCGATCTATCTTGTTAATGGGATCAAATTACAAGGGCAGATAGAATCTTTTGACCAATTTGTTGTTTTGTTGAGAAATTCTGTCAGCCAGATGGTATACAAGCATGCCATTTCCACGGTCGTACCTGCACGCAACGTTAAATTATCCAGCAACGAAGGAGGGAATATCCATCATATCGGAGGATCGCAATCTGCCGATTAA
- the miaA gene encoding tRNA (adenosine(37)-N6)-dimethylallyltransferase MiaA, producing the protein MLTRPPALFLMGPTASGKTELALMLAKHLPCEIISVDSAQVYRGMDIGTAKPNLTLRHRYPHHLIDILDPADTYSAGRFRADALALMKTINQRGRIPLLVGGTMLYFHALRHGISPLPPANPEVRAAIDREAMAMGWEALHRRLAELDPVAAQRIHRHDPQRIQRALEVFQLTGRPLSELIADTQEAEFPYRVIKLILAPRERASLHTRIEQRFYAMLEAGFLEEVNDLFKRPDLSVELSSIRAVGYRQAWLYLQGRFSFPAMVEQAITATRQMAKRQLTWLRREEDAIHVDPDEKDYMEKAWQQLEAALT; encoded by the coding sequence ATGCTTACCCGGCCACCTGCACTATTTCTCATGGGGCCGACTGCTTCCGGTAAAACTGAGCTTGCGTTGATGCTTGCCAAGCACCTGCCTTGTGAAATTATCAGCGTCGATTCAGCCCAAGTGTATCGTGGTATGGATATTGGCACTGCCAAACCCAACCTAACGCTACGGCACCGCTATCCTCATCATTTGATTGATATTCTCGATCCGGCAGACACTTATTCGGCAGGTCGCTTTCGTGCTGATGCCTTGGCCTTAATGAAGACGATTAATCAACGGGGGCGCATCCCCCTCCTGGTCGGGGGAACCATGTTGTATTTTCATGCCTTAAGACATGGGATCTCTCCTCTTCCTCCGGCTAATCCGGAAGTTCGGGCTGCTATAGACAGGGAGGCAATGGCGATGGGTTGGGAGGCTTTGCATCGCCGCTTGGCTGAGCTAGATCCTGTAGCTGCACAACGTATCCATCGCCATGACCCTCAGCGTATCCAACGCGCTTTGGAGGTCTTCCAATTGACGGGCAGGCCTTTGAGTGAGTTAATCGCTGATACTCAAGAAGCTGAGTTCCCCTATCGAGTTATCAAGTTGATTTTAGCGCCTAGGGAACGGGCCTCCCTCCATACCCGTATTGAGCAGCGCTTCTATGCCATGCTTGAAGCAGGGTTTTTGGAGGAAGTTAACGACTTATTTAAACGCCCGGATCTGAGTGTAGAGCTTTCTTCCATCCGCGCGGTAGGGTATCGTCAGGCCTGGCTTTATTTACAGGGGCGATTTTCTTTCCCTGCCATGGTTGAACAGGCTATTACCGCGACTCGGCAAATGGCTAAGCGGCAGCTGACCTGGTTGCGGCGGGAGGAGGATGCTATCCATGTTGATCCTGATGAAAAAGACTACATGGAGAAGGCATGGCAGCAACTAGAGGCGGCACTCACTTAG
- the rho gene encoding transcription termination factor Rho, with translation MNLTELKTKSASELLDIAQSMGLEGMSRLRRQDLIFALLKAHAKNGEDIYGSGVLELLQDGFGFLRSASASYLAGPDDIYVSPSQIRRFGLRTGDTIEGKIRPPKEGERYFALLKVNNINFEPPEQSRNKVLFENLTPLFANERLVLERGNGSTEDLTPRVIDLIAPIGKGQRGLIVSSPKSGKTVMLQNIAQSITANHPECYLIVLLIDERPEEVTEMARSVRGEVVSSTFDEPASRHVQVAEMVIEKAKRLVEHKRDVVILLDSITRLARAYNTVIPSSGKVLTGGVDANALQRPKRFFGAARNLEEGGSLTIIATALIDTGSRMDDVIYEEFKGTGNMEIHLERKLSEKRIYPAININRSGTRREELLTNPEDLQKTWILHKLLAPMDEAEAMEFLLNRLKETKTNAEFFDSMKR, from the coding sequence ATGAATCTGACTGAACTCAAGACGAAGAGTGCTTCTGAACTCTTAGATATTGCCCAGTCCATGGGGCTGGAGGGTATGTCTCGTCTGCGCCGGCAAGACCTTATCTTTGCACTGCTCAAAGCTCATGCAAAGAATGGCGAGGATATCTACGGCAGCGGGGTACTGGAATTACTCCAGGATGGATTTGGCTTTCTCCGTTCGGCGAGTGCTTCCTATCTTGCCGGGCCTGATGATATCTATGTCTCGCCCAGCCAAATAAGGCGTTTTGGTCTTCGTACCGGGGATACCATTGAAGGCAAGATCCGACCTCCCAAAGAAGGAGAGCGCTATTTTGCCTTGCTTAAGGTTAATAACATCAATTTTGAGCCGCCAGAGCAATCCCGGAACAAAGTATTGTTCGAGAATTTGACTCCCTTATTTGCTAATGAGCGCTTAGTCTTGGAGCGAGGCAATGGGAGTACGGAGGATCTGACCCCCCGGGTCATAGATCTGATTGCGCCAATTGGCAAGGGACAGCGGGGACTTATTGTTTCTTCCCCTAAATCGGGAAAAACTGTGATGCTCCAGAATATCGCTCAATCTATCACTGCTAACCATCCGGAGTGTTATCTCATTGTCCTGCTGATTGATGAGCGGCCCGAGGAGGTCACTGAGATGGCCCGTTCCGTGCGGGGTGAGGTGGTCTCCAGTACTTTCGATGAGCCTGCAAGCCGTCACGTTCAGGTGGCGGAGATGGTCATCGAAAAAGCCAAACGGCTAGTGGAGCACAAGCGGGATGTGGTGATTTTATTGGACTCCATTACTCGGTTGGCCCGCGCTTATAATACGGTGATCCCTTCCTCGGGCAAAGTCCTGACTGGTGGTGTTGATGCGAATGCGCTACAGCGGCCAAAGCGTTTCTTTGGCGCGGCTCGTAACCTAGAGGAGGGCGGCAGTTTGACTATTATTGCTACCGCCCTTATCGATACGGGTTCGCGCATGGATGATGTCATTTATGAAGAGTTCAAGGGTACCGGTAATATGGAGATTCACCTGGAGCGAAAACTTTCTGAAAAGCGCATCTATCCAGCCATTAATATCAACCGCTCGGGTACGCGTCGGGAGGAACTTCTCACTAACCCAGAGGATCTTCAAAAGACATGGATTTTACATAAGCTACTAGCCCCCATGGATGAGGCGGAGGCCATGGAGTTTCTACTTAATAGGCTAAAAGAAACCAAGACTAACGCTGAGTTTTTCGATTCCATGAAGCGATAG